CGGCTTCGTTTTTCGTCACTTTCTGCTACTTCCAGCGGAAGTGACAGAGGCAGTCCGACAACGAGGCCGAGTCCGTAGAAGTGGCTCCTGACCAGGTAGTTTGATGGTCCACTGTTGACCGTTGGTGACCTCGAGTTTCCATGCTCGCGTGTCAGAACTGCGTCAACGGGTGAGATGTCGCGGACGGCGCGGGGATGCACGATGGATCACACGTGTATACGCGATAGGTGATACCTGCGAAGTCCCCTGACTGGTCGACCAAGAGGTCCGAGAATCGGTTCAGCGAGGGTTCATCGCACAACCCCATCGGCTCCTCCCAGCGGAGCCGGCCCAGGGGCAAAGGGGGGCACACTCCCGAACCGGCCCGCCTAAGACCGACCGCCGTCGGCGAAACTGCGCTGCTGGGGCGTCTTCGTCGGCGCCGGAGGTTTCGATGCCGAGGGAAGAGAAAGACCTGAAGCGACTCGTTCGCGAGCGCATGTCACGGACGGGCGAGACCTACTCGACGGCGAGGTCCAATCTGTTCGCCAATCGCGACGCCACACAGCCAGCGATTGAGCTGGGTGACCTGTTCGTGTTGGCGCACGACCTGCCGATGGCAATTCGCCGTGTCCACGTGGCTACACGACAGACAAGTGGCCCGGGCGCTCGGGCAATGACCGAGGAACGTGAGCGGGCCCTCGGCCGCACATTCGTCCCGTCCGAGGGACGGACGAGGGTTCCCTCGAACCAGCCGAACTGGCACGGCGAAACGTGGATGGAACTCGACGCGCAGTCTTGGCGAGACCCGTTTTCGACCCTTCGTCCCGCGCGCTACCGGGAGGAGGGCGTCGGTGAGGGTCGCCGCGCAGCGCAGCTCTCGGGGATCGCAGCGACCGACGGCTCAATCTTCTGGTGGGAGAACGCCGACGGTCTCGGCAGCCGGTCGCTGGAGAACCGCAGCATGGCTCGTCCCGTGCATGCAGGTTGGGTGTGCGATTCCTCCTGGTCGAGCGAGCCAGGCAGCCTCGAAGTCGAGGCCGTCGGTGAGTACTCCGGCCGACCGGCGGCGACGGTCCTGTTCACGCCGATCGATTTCGAGCTCGTGCACGAAGCACCCCGGCCGCGAGCGGCGCGTGCCTTCGATCTCGGCAACGAGCATCGACTAATTATCGATCTTGCGACCGGCTGCACCCTGAGGCGCATCAACTACTACCGGGGTGAGCCGATTCTCGAGAGGGAGGTCACCGATCTCGACTTCCCAGAGGCATTCGACGACGCACTGTTCGCGCCGCCGAGCGGCCGCGTGCTGCCGTCCACTCCTGGACCTCGCCACTACCGGCAATTGTCCGAGATTGTTGAGGCGGTGCCCTTCCAGGTCCTCGTCCCGCGGGTGCCGGAAGGCTGGCGTTTCAGCGGCGGAGCCGTCTTCGAGGAAGGAGACGGTCCTCCCCGCGTCGCCTTGATCTACATCAAAGGTCCGGGGGTGGGCTTCACCATCGCCGAGGCGCCCGTCGAGGCCGAGGAGCGACCAACGCACATCGACTGGATACCGGTCGAGCGCGATGGCCGCGTGGTCGAGATCTCGAGCGTCGACCCGACATCGTGTGTCCGCAATGTCCGAACGGTGGTGGGAGGCATCCGGGCCGAGATTCAGCCTTGCCCGCTGCAGCGGGAGGAGGCTGTGGAGCTCGCCCTCTCGCTCACTCCCGCCGAATCATGACCGAGCGCCGCCGCGCTCGGGTGCACCGAGGAGCAGCCAACCGATTCAGGCCCATTCACTGTTGTGGGGCACCTCGGTGGTCGAGCGACAGTCGCGTTATCGGACTGGCCCGAGGGACCCGTTCAGCCGCTCGAAGCAACACCGAGAAAGACGACGACGGCCCGATTGAGCCGGACGATGTCGGCATCGGAAAGCTCGCCTATACGATCACCGAGCCGCGAACGACGGACCGTCGTGATCTTGTCGACCATGAGCCGGCACGCCTGGTTCAGCCCGTTGTCAGTGCCCGGCTCGATCTCCACCCGAAACAGTGGCGCCTCAGTGCGGTCAGTCGTAAACGGACATACCGTCACGGAGTCGGTATCGAACCTGTCGTCTTGGAGGACGACTGCTGGCCTCGGTTTGCCGGCGTAGTCACTGCCACCGGCGACGGTCCAGATCTCGCCTCGTCTCACTCCTCGGGCCAGAGCGACACCGAATCGACGAAAGCTTGGTCGTCAGCACTGTGCTCGCTCGCAGCGACAGCCCTCGCCTGGCGGTGCGCCTCTGCTGCGAATCCCGGAGCACGCACGTCAGGCACCCAGATCTGCACGGGCCGCAGCCCCTGGGCACGCAAGCGCGCGCGGTGTTCAGCGACGCGATGTCTCGATGCACCTATTGGAGCCATGATGCCTCCTTCGTTACATGTAACGATAGCAGGCGTTCCGTCGGCACAGCGCGTCGCTGCACCCAATCCCGGCGTTACGAGGCGCTTTTGCGTCGGCAGTCGGAGCCGCGTCTGACTCCGCGCTCTACCGCCCGTCGCACCTCTCGTCTGCGCGGCGAGAAGCACAGATAG
This Acidimicrobiales bacterium DNA region includes the following protein-coding sequences:
- a CDS encoding type II toxin-antitoxin system PemK/MazF family toxin, with protein sequence MRRGEIWTVAGGSDYAGKPRPAVVLQDDRFDTDSVTVCPFTTDRTEAPLFRVEIEPGTDNGLNQACRLMVDKITTVRRSRLGDRIGELSDADIVRLNRAVVVFLGVASSG
- a CDS encoding antitoxin MazE family protein, with product MHSLVLLSVLLAAQTRGATGGRARSQTRLRLPTQKRLVTPGLGAATRCADGTPAIVTCNEGGIMAPIGASRHRVAEHRARLRAQGLRPVQIWVPDVRAPGFAAEAHRQARAVAASEHSADDQAFVDSVSLWPEE